TTCTCTTGCTTTCATTCAAATCGCTGTTTCTGTAAATAACAGACAGGCCGGTTTGATTTTCAATTTCTTTTAAAACATTTTTCAACGTTTCGTTGCTGAAAACTTTCGTTAATGGCTGTGCACTCGTCACGGAGCTGATAAGCAGAACAAACATGAGTGCAAACAAACGGGTTACTTTCATTTTTAATCTCATAATTAGTTTAAATGGGTTTTAATTTAATTGTATCGTTCTGATGAATCGTTTTTATAGGTATTATTTCGGCGATAGCGTTCAACACATCCGATAAATCTTTGTTTGTATCGATACTGATAGAAAAGGACTGTTTGCTTAGCGAGTCGCTCTCCAGAAATATTGGCCTTGCGTATTCCCTCGATAATTTCTTAAGCAGTTCTTCAAGCTCTATGTTTTCATACTCCAGGCGATTCCGGGTCCAGGCATTGGTGGAGTGCTGACTTTTTTTGCATGTGATAGAATTGGTTTCAAGATTCATTTCCATTGTTTCGCCGGGATTCATTTCCAGTGAGCCTTGTATGTAGTTAAATTCCACACTCCCTTCCAGTAACGTTGTAGTAAGAAGTTGGTCGTCGCGGTAGGCAGATACGTTGAACCGGGTACCTTTTACAATGACGCTGTATTCATTAATTCGTACAATAAAATCCTTGAGCCCTTTTCTTACTTCGAAATAAGCTTCACCCGATAATTGAACTTCGCGGTTTTTCTTTCCGTACTTATTGGAATAGATTAGCGAAGATCCAGAATTCAACCACACATTACTGCCATCTGGCATGGTGATTTTACTTTTTTGGCCCAGCGGAGTTTTCAGGATGAAAAATTCTTCGGGCTGAAGATCCTGCATGCTCATGAGCGCGAAAAAAACGCCGAGGATAAGAACTGCAATTGAGGCAACCGCATAAATATAATTCCGGTAGGGTTTTATGACGGGTACGGATTTCTTGATAAATTCCGTATTTCTGTTCGCCAGTTTTATTTGTTCCCACCTCTCGTTCAATTCCGGGTGAAGCTCCAGGGAGTTGATCCAGTCGTTTTCCCATTTTCTGAAAATCGAGTGATGGGAATCATCTTCTTTCAGGAAAGCAAATATTTTTTCGGCATCCTCCCGGGAGCTTTTTCCTTCGAAATACCGAAAAGCCAATAATTTTATATGTTGCTGTTGTTCTTCCATGTTGTCCTAAAGATATAACAACCGGATAGTATTTTACCCAACCTCCCACAATGTTAAAACTTTTTTTTAAAGAATAACAAGAAAGAATGTCAGGCAAACAGCATAGGGGAAAAAACCAGAAAAAAGAAGGTGTAGTC
This portion of the Petrimonas sulfuriphila genome encodes:
- a CDS encoding FecR domain-containing protein, translated to MEEQQQHIKLLAFRYFEGKSSREDAEKIFAFLKEDDSHHSIFRKWENDWINSLELHPELNERWEQIKLANRNTEFIKKSVPVIKPYRNYIYAVASIAVLILGVFFALMSMQDLQPEEFFILKTPLGQKSKITMPDGSNVWLNSGSSLIYSNKYGKKNREVQLSGEAYFEVRKGLKDFIVRINEYSVIVKGTRFNVSAYRDDQLLTTTLLEGSVEFNYIQGSLEMNPGETMEMNLETNSITCKKSQHSTNAWTRNRLEYENIELEELLKKLSREYARPIFLESDSLSKQSFSISIDTNKDLSDVLNAIAEIIPIKTIHQNDTIKLKPI